In Dysgonomonadaceae bacterium zrk40, one genomic interval encodes:
- a CDS encoding UvrD-helicase domain-containing protein, whose product MFDLFIYNDIKPGKLRKQFDKTVEQLSRGDFASAEVKKMRGTGLYRARLDYENRLLFRFGRYNDQTCLLILEIIMNHAYDKSRFLRGSGVDHSKLLPVRSQQEVPEGDLVPLTFLNPRNSRFHLLDKVLSFDDRQEEVLSLPLPHIVIGSAGSGKTALTLEKMKSLTGRVLYITLSPFLAENSARLFYSFNYENDKLEIDFLSYREFLETLKIPDGKEVDFRTFESWFARHRQATRLRDAHKTFEEYRGVITGQDITKEYLSFDEYLALGVKQSIFPDRERETVYRLFEKYLLFLKENDFYDVNILTHQWLSYCKPVYDYIVVDEVQDFTNIQLHIILKSLNNPTNFILCGDSNQVVYPNFFSWSHLKSMFYRSDLIENEVKILRANYRNSQTITTLANRLLKIKNARFGSIDKESNYLLTTDTAVKGDAVFIEQVGNAVADLGQKTRQSVKYAVLVLRNEDKAKARELFKTPLLFSVQELKGLEYENVILYNFISDNAAEYNAVCEGVTRDNLLVDELTYARGKDKTDKSHEIYKFYINALYVALTRAVKNVFIVEKTGGHKLLRLLEIAEDAPKRIMKEEISSADDWKMEARRLEMQGKTEQVDAIRKGMLATVKPDWEPMTREQYRITKEEALNPESFNKKAKDRLFDFALLHNQEVVIRQLAELKYKRAERFETERSSLFRKYYHHYKEDNLQMILPLLNRYGVDYRDQHNFTPLHAAAFAGAVKIAKTLLSHGASPSSLDTFRRTPLQITLEQAFLSSDYARNRLGEIYPLLLTDALKIQTDGFLIKIDPHKVEYLLINLFLVVQPMILQKKSFYEEMAVKIDDLIENLQHFSDAVLPPHRKKRTYMLALLAKHEIESNNPYNKKIFKRISRGNYQLNPDLSILIDGNWVSVVDIFNHRDLSVVELREHALQREVKEMEAFRKKMEKERKNREKWGW is encoded by the coding sequence ATGTTTGATCTATTCATATACAATGACATTAAGCCGGGTAAACTGCGGAAGCAGTTTGATAAAACGGTAGAACAACTTTCCCGTGGTGATTTTGCGTCGGCCGAGGTGAAAAAAATGAGAGGCACGGGCTTATACCGTGCACGGCTGGATTATGAAAACCGCTTGTTGTTTCGTTTTGGCCGATACAATGATCAGACCTGTCTGCTGATCCTGGAGATCATCATGAATCACGCTTACGATAAATCGCGTTTCTTGCGTGGGAGCGGGGTGGATCATTCTAAGCTGCTCCCGGTAAGGAGTCAACAGGAGGTACCTGAGGGTGACCTGGTGCCTCTGACATTCCTGAACCCCCGGAACAGTCGTTTTCACTTGCTCGATAAGGTGTTGTCGTTCGACGACAGACAGGAGGAGGTACTATCCCTGCCCCTGCCACACATTGTGATTGGTTCTGCCGGGAGTGGTAAAACGGCTCTCACGCTTGAAAAGATGAAGTCGCTGACGGGAAGGGTACTCTACATCACCCTTTCACCCTTTCTCGCGGAAAACTCGGCTCGCCTGTTTTATTCGTTCAACTACGAGAACGACAAGCTGGAAATCGATTTCCTTTCATACCGTGAGTTCCTGGAGACACTGAAGATTCCCGATGGGAAAGAGGTCGATTTCAGGACTTTCGAGTCATGGTTTGCCCGACATCGGCAGGCTACACGGTTGCGTGACGCTCACAAGACCTTCGAGGAGTATCGTGGGGTGATCACCGGTCAGGATATCACCAAAGAATACCTTTCGTTCGATGAATACCTCGCGCTCGGCGTGAAACAGTCGATTTTTCCTGACCGGGAACGTGAAACCGTGTACCGGCTCTTTGAAAAATACCTGCTTTTCCTGAAAGAGAATGACTTCTATGACGTCAACATCCTCACACACCAGTGGTTGTCTTACTGTAAGCCGGTATATGATTACATCGTGGTGGATGAAGTGCAGGACTTCACCAACATCCAGCTGCACATCATCCTGAAATCACTGAATAATCCTACCAACTTCATCCTCTGTGGTGATTCGAACCAGGTGGTGTACCCCAATTTCTTTTCCTGGTCGCACCTGAAGAGCATGTTTTACCGGAGCGACCTGATAGAGAACGAAGTGAAGATACTTCGTGCCAATTACCGCAACAGTCAAACCATCACCACCCTGGCCAACAGGTTGCTCAAAATCAAGAATGCCCGATTCGGCTCCATCGATAAGGAGAGCAATTACCTGCTCACTACCGATACGGCGGTGAAAGGGGATGCCGTTTTCATTGAACAGGTGGGGAATGCGGTGGCCGACCTGGGACAAAAGACCCGCCAGTCGGTCAAATATGCCGTGCTGGTGCTGCGAAACGAAGATAAGGCAAAGGCACGGGAGTTGTTTAAGACACCGCTGCTCTTCTCCGTGCAGGAGCTGAAGGGACTTGAGTATGAGAATGTGATCCTCTACAACTTTATCTCCGATAACGCTGCCGAATATAACGCGGTGTGTGAGGGGGTGACCCGCGACAACCTGCTGGTTGACGAGCTGACCTATGCACGGGGTAAGGACAAAACCGACAAATCGCATGAGATCTACAAGTTTTACATTAACGCGTTGTACGTGGCATTGACGCGTGCCGTAAAAAATGTATTCATCGTTGAGAAGACCGGGGGACACAAGCTCCTCCGCCTGCTGGAGATAGCCGAAGATGCACCGAAACGTATCATGAAAGAGGAGATCTCATCGGCCGACGACTGGAAGATGGAAGCACGCCGCCTGGAGATGCAGGGGAAAACAGAACAGGTGGATGCCATCAGGAAAGGAATGCTGGCTACTGTGAAGCCCGACTGGGAACCGATGACAAGAGAACAGTACCGGATCACAAAAGAGGAAGCGCTGAACCCGGAAAGCTTCAATAAAAAAGCGAAGGACAGGCTTTTCGATTTTGCCTTGCTCCACAACCAGGAGGTGGTGATCCGGCAGCTGGCCGAGCTGAAATACAAACGTGCCGAACGTTTCGAAACGGAACGTTCATCGCTCTTTAGAAAATATTACCATCATTACAAGGAGGATAACCTGCAGATGATTCTCCCACTACTGAACAGGTACGGGGTCGATTACCGGGACCAGCATAACTTCACCCCATTGCACGCGGCGGCTTTTGCCGGGGCGGTGAAGATTGCCAAAACACTGCTCAGTCACGGTGCCAGTCCCTCCTCCCTGGATACTTTCAGGAGGACACCCCTTCAGATTACACTGGAACAGGCTTTCCTGTCGTCCGATTATGCTAGGAACAGACTGGGTGAGATCTATCCCCTGCTGCTTACCGATGCCTTGAAGATCCAGACGGATGGGTTCCTCATCAAAATTGACCCTCACAAGGTGGAATACCTGCTGATTAACCTCTTCCTGGTTGTGCAACCGATGATACTGCAGAAGAAATCGTTTTATGAGGAGATGGCGGTGAAGATCGATGACCTGATTGAGAACTTGCAACATTTCTCCGACGCAGTGCTGCCTCCTCATCGCAAGAAACGCACCTACATGCTTGCATTGCTTGCCAAACATGAGATTGAGAGCAACAACCCTTACAACAAGAAGATCTTCAAACGGATCAGCAGGGGGAATTATCAGTTGAATCCTGATCTCTCGATCCTGATCGACGGGAATTGGGTCTCCGTAGTCGATATCTTCAACCATCGTGACCTCTCAGTGGTTGAGCTCAGGGAGCATGCCTTGCAGCGAGAGGTAAAAGAGATGGAAGCATTTCGCAAAAAGATGGAGAAGGAGAGGAAGAACAGGGAAAAATGGGGGTGGTGA
- a CDS encoding outer membrane beta-barrel protein → MKKLLLCCVVLATSFSAVLAGGLVTNTNQSAAFLRNPARNATIELDAVYYNPAGVAFLKKGFHFGLNNQSAFQSRNITATLQPNNFVPTALMENKLYEGKIASPVIPSAHFAYVADRWSISSHFGVPGGGGKLDYANGLPMFDVMVRQMVYGSVFATMSGNGAPPASAAAAAYTMAGEAAVGSSFTGQTFLFGWQLGGSYKLTDNLSAYAGARLLMAKAKYVGEVSYSLGGDPTVLGLNTEQKGFGVAPILGLDYKLERLNLALKYEFESKVEVENTTTEFPAQFSGVPSLARFQDGEKSQMGQPALLTAGAAYDVTSVLQVSAGFHYFFDKSADYNGLENEINSNTTEYLLGAEYALTDKWTVSAGGQLTNYDVTDDYNSNTGFIISSYSLGGGLKYSASENLAFNLGVLWTNFDDYSKMANYNGIGVQEEYERKSMAGAIGATFSF, encoded by the coding sequence TCAGGAACCCGGCGCGCAATGCGACTATTGAGCTGGATGCGGTGTACTACAACCCGGCGGGCGTGGCGTTCCTCAAGAAGGGGTTTCACTTTGGACTGAACAACCAGAGCGCGTTTCAAAGCAGGAACATCACGGCGACATTGCAGCCAAACAACTTCGTGCCGACCGCTTTGATGGAGAACAAATTGTATGAGGGGAAGATTGCTTCGCCGGTGATTCCTTCGGCTCATTTCGCCTACGTGGCCGACAGATGGAGCATCAGCTCGCACTTCGGCGTGCCGGGCGGCGGCGGTAAGCTGGATTATGCGAACGGCTTGCCGATGTTCGACGTGATGGTGCGGCAGATGGTGTACGGCAGCGTGTTTGCTACCATGTCGGGTAACGGGGCTCCTCCTGCATCAGCAGCTGCAGCGGCTTACACGATGGCGGGCGAGGCTGCGGTGGGCTCTTCCTTCACCGGACAGACATTCCTCTTTGGATGGCAGCTGGGGGGTTCCTACAAGCTGACTGACAACCTTTCGGCCTATGCGGGCGCGCGCTTGCTCATGGCCAAGGCGAAGTATGTGGGTGAGGTGAGCTACTCGCTGGGGGGTGATCCTACAGTACTGGGACTGAACACCGAGCAGAAAGGCTTCGGCGTGGCGCCCATCCTGGGTCTCGATTACAAGCTGGAGCGGCTGAACCTGGCGCTCAAGTATGAGTTCGAGTCGAAGGTGGAGGTGGAGAACACGACGACCGAGTTTCCGGCGCAGTTCAGCGGTGTGCCGTCGCTGGCGCGGTTCCAGGATGGCGAGAAGAGCCAGATGGGACAACCTGCCCTGTTGACGGCGGGCGCTGCCTATGATGTGACATCGGTCTTGCAGGTTTCGGCGGGCTTTCACTACTTCTTCGACAAGAGTGCCGACTACAACGGACTGGAGAACGAGATCAACAGCAACACCACCGAGTATCTGCTGGGTGCGGAGTATGCGCTGACGGACAAATGGACGGTGAGCGCGGGTGGGCAGCTTACCAACTACGACGTGACGGACGACTACAACAGCAACACGGGGTTCATCATCAGCAGCTACTCGCTGGGGGGCGGTCTGAAGTACAGCGCTTCAGAGAACCTGGCGTTTAACCTGGGGGTGCTGTGGACCAACTTTGACGATTATTCGAAAATGGCCAACTACAACGGCATCGGCGTGCAGGAGGAGTACGAGCGCAAGAGCATGGCCGGCGCCATCGGGGCTACGTTTAGTTTTTAG
- a CDS encoding ATP-binding protein: protein MALYLASNIGKIFSYATLQAISGLKSSSSVKNYLHYYEASYLFYYVTKFDYSLKKQLTNSRKVYAVDNAIPNRPRCCRRV from the coding sequence ATGGCTCTCTACCTGGCATCGAACATCGGTAAGATCTTTTCATACGCGACCCTGCAGGCGATATCGGGACTGAAAAGCAGCAGTTCAGTGAAAAACTACCTGCACTATTATGAGGCGAGTTACCTGTTCTATTATGTGACCAAGTTTGACTATTCTCTCAAAAAACAACTCACGAACTCACGCAAAGTGTATGCCGTGGACAACGCGATTCCCAATCGCCCGAGGTGTTGCCGCCGGGTGTGA
- the istA gene encoding IS21 family transposase: protein MANKLDPMDIKQILVLIKDGFSNRKIGATLGISRNTVNSYVQQFKSSGYSIGELLNFEETRLNELFTGKTTIDTSRHDDLMCYIERIKAARSHPGFTFQYHYNEYVNNVSNPYSYTQFLEHFHRKNSKVKGSMKLEHIAGHEMFVDFAGKRLEIVDKDTGEIKQIEVFVSILPCSQYTYVEACATQNRNDFISCCKNALHFYGGVPKAIVSDNLKSAVTRASKHEAVINRCFKDFASYYGCVINPTRVYAPQDKALVENAVHLTYQRIYYPLREMTFFSIEELNREIRRLLTEYNKLLFKRKEASRLELFQTIERGYLKPLPAEQYEIKEYRRAKVQKMGYVYFSPDKSYYSVPYRHIGKQTQIHYTRKHIEVYYNHQRIAIHQRNHTTGSYNTNSDHLSSTHQSYLGWNPDYFKNKAAAHGEHVVSCVEHILASVDYPEIGYKRVTGLLQLHKAYGSGRLDRACKMALNAGIPSYTRIKNILKNNMDKASIIYDESDNAQSHIPLHHNIRGASSYS, encoded by the coding sequence ATGGCAAATAAACTTGATCCTATGGATATAAAACAAATTTTAGTCTTAATCAAAGACGGTTTTAGTAACCGCAAGATTGGTGCTACACTTGGTATATCTCGTAATACCGTTAACAGCTATGTACAACAGTTTAAATCAAGTGGTTACAGCATTGGCGAGCTTTTAAACTTTGAAGAGACTCGTTTAAACGAACTCTTCACCGGTAAAACTACTATCGACACTTCCCGGCATGATGATTTAATGTGCTATATTGAGCGCATCAAAGCAGCCCGGAGTCATCCCGGTTTTACTTTTCAGTACCATTATAATGAGTATGTAAATAATGTAAGCAACCCCTACAGCTACACTCAGTTCTTGGAGCACTTCCACCGTAAAAACAGTAAAGTAAAAGGTTCAATGAAGCTTGAGCATATTGCAGGCCATGAGATGTTCGTTGACTTTGCCGGTAAAAGGCTTGAGATAGTAGATAAAGATACGGGTGAGATCAAACAGATTGAAGTCTTCGTATCAATTTTACCCTGTAGTCAATATACTTATGTTGAAGCCTGTGCCACACAGAACCGTAATGATTTTATAAGTTGCTGTAAAAACGCATTACACTTTTATGGCGGTGTTCCAAAGGCAATCGTATCTGACAATCTAAAGTCTGCCGTTACAAGAGCCAGCAAACATGAAGCAGTTATTAACCGCTGCTTCAAAGACTTTGCCAGTTATTACGGTTGTGTTATTAACCCCACAAGAGTGTATGCTCCACAGGATAAAGCATTAGTAGAAAATGCTGTACACCTTACTTATCAAAGAATCTATTACCCTCTTCGAGAAATGACATTCTTCTCGATAGAAGAGCTCAACAGGGAGATCAGGCGATTGCTTACAGAATACAACAAACTGCTCTTTAAGCGTAAAGAGGCCAGTAGACTGGAACTGTTTCAGACAATAGAGCGAGGCTATCTGAAGCCATTACCCGCCGAGCAGTACGAGATAAAAGAGTACCGCAGGGCAAAGGTTCAGAAAATGGGATATGTATATTTTTCACCCGATAAGAGTTATTATAGTGTACCATACCGCCATATAGGCAAACAAACACAAATACATTATACACGGAAACATATAGAGGTTTACTACAATCATCAGCGCATAGCCATACATCAGAGGAATCACACTACAGGCAGCTATAACACCAACTCGGATCACCTGAGCAGTACGCATCAATCATACCTGGGTTGGAATCCGGATTACTTTAAGAATAAAGCTGCAGCGCATGGTGAGCATGTTGTCAGTTGTGTAGAACATATACTTGCATCTGTAGATTACCCTGAGATAGGCTACAAGCGTGTAACCGGTCTTTTGCAGCTCCACAAGGCTTATGGTTCGGGCAGATTGGATAGAGCCTGTAAAATGGCTTTAAATGCAGGGATACCATCATATACCCGAATCAAAAACATCCTGAAGAATAACATGGATAAGGCATCAATCATTTATGATGAATCCGATAATGCACAGTCGCATATACCGCTGCATCACAATATAAGGGGAGCATCATCCTACAGTTAA
- the istB gene encoding IS21-like element helper ATPase IstB: MNNNQTVERLKQMRLGAMASLHYQHIKDNRIENVTADEYLALLTDHQWEERLNNKIERLIKQAGFREQASVADVEYNQQRNLDKNMFTRLATLDFIKRKENIIITGASGTGKSYLAQALGYQSCLMEYKVLYANTAKLIGRLKLSKIDGTYLKELSKLIKADILILDDFGLHAFDNQSREILLDIIDERHNQASTILSSQIPVSAWYDLIGEQTIADAVLDRIVNSSHRIILKGESLRKGKISTTE, encoded by the coding sequence ATGAACAACAATCAAACAGTCGAAAGATTAAAACAAATGAGGCTCGGAGCGATGGCTTCATTGCATTATCAGCATATCAAGGACAACAGGATAGAGAATGTCACAGCTGATGAATACCTTGCATTGCTTACAGATCATCAATGGGAAGAACGATTGAATAATAAAATAGAGCGTCTTATCAAACAGGCCGGCTTCAGAGAACAGGCCAGTGTAGCGGATGTTGAATACAATCAGCAACGCAATCTGGATAAAAACATGTTTACCCGTCTGGCCACTCTGGACTTTATTAAACGAAAAGAAAACATCATAATAACTGGAGCATCCGGTACGGGCAAAAGCTATCTTGCTCAAGCTTTGGGATATCAGTCCTGTTTAATGGAATACAAAGTGTTATATGCAAACACCGCCAAACTTATCGGCAGACTCAAACTCAGTAAAATAGACGGCACTTACCTGAAGGAGCTGTCAAAACTAATAAAAGCAGATATACTTATCTTAGACGACTTTGGGCTGCATGCCTTTGACAATCAATCCAGGGAGATATTACTGGATATTATTGACGAGAGGCATAATCAGGCATCAACTATATTATCCTCACAAATACCGGTATCAGCCTGGTATGATCTGATTGGGGAGCAAACAATAGCAGATGCTGTCCTGGACAGGATAGTAAACTCATCACACAGAATAATACTTAAAGGTGAGTCCCTTAGGAAAGGAAAAATAAGTACAACTGAATAA